Genomic DNA from Hymenobacter jejuensis:
ACCCTGATTCAACGGCTAACGGATTTGCCATCTTGGCGCGTGCGCTTTACCGAGCTAGTCGTAGTGGCAAGCCCGCCGTGTGCGTCGATTGTAGCTTACTAACAGAGATGCCCGACGATGCCATCGAACTGCTGCTGAGCTACCATTATCATTTCTCTAGCAAAGGGCTGAACCTAGTGCTCTGCCATGTGTGCCCTGCTATTCGCAAGCTCCTGAGCGAACGTGGATTGAGTGCCTGCCCACCCATACTGCCTTCGCTACTCGATGCTGGACAGCTCTCTGCTCTGAAAGAGGAAGCAGTGTTAGTTGCTTAGCTTTTGCGAGGCGCAATTTGTTGTCCCGTTAGGTTTACACGGGACAGGAAACCTTCTTAAGGCAAACACGTACCAGTAACGGTCTTCTGCGTCTTTATGATAAGCGTTATTATATATAGTATTTTGCATATGTATAAAACACTTTCCTATAGCAATGCAACCGGCTGTTTATCAGTTAGTTGATGGCCTGCGTGAGTCCTGTGTATATATAGAAAAAAATATATTTGCTTTTTATAGGGGTAATAGAGTGATAACTATACCGTACGCAAGCAATGCAGTACAGCCTCACTAGCGGAGGAACCAAGCACGCATACAAACTCTATCCTGCGTATAAATACCGCGTTACCGGGAAACAAGTCGGATAGCATTTCGCAAACATCCTTGTGTTTTCCCGTATATAATTACCAAGCTGAAAATGAGGAGAAGGAGAATTACACAGATTGGCTTTGCGTATGTATGTAGAGGTAGAAAAAGTAGATCAGGATACGCTTACCGTGGCCATTCGCCGGAGCCGAAGCCACGCCGATTGTTGGCGTAAGCTCTTGGCGCGCTCAGTTTGCGATACGCTTGGCCCCACTTTGGTAGCCCAATTTATCGAAGACTGCTATCTGCTGGCTCACCCTTGGGAGCGTAAACGGGTTGGCCGCAGGGCCATTGCAGCGGCTGTGCAAATGGCTTTAGGCCTAAAACCCAGTTGGGGATAGTTCAGTGCAACCCATTGATTATCTGATTATTATATATAGGGCGCTAAACTAGTGTTTGGGTATCAGGGTGCCTGAATCTTGGGAAACTAGCCACGCATGGGCTTCGGCGCTGGTGTTGAAATACTTAAAGGAAAAAAAGCCAAACACGGCATCCCCGACGGCATGGGCCGCGGCACGTCCGGCTTCTTTCTGGCTTTCCAAGATGGCACATTGGCTATAACCTGCTTCGCGTATGGCCCGCGGAATCCATTCGTGCGCTAGCCACTGCTGTACCTCTGGCGCCATAGGTTGGCGAAGCGTATGATTGGTCAATAATTTGGTAGTGCGATGCCGTTTCAGAGCGGCGAGGGTATGTTCGTAAATGCCGCCTAAGTCAGCGGCAGTAGCGTCGGCGTCCGTCCAGTCGAGGCGGACGTAGCCACCCGAACAATAAAGGATGGTGCAAAGTGAATTGTGAAAATATACGTTCAGCGTATCGGCAGCGCTAGTCATTGACAAAAGGCGATAGAGTCCCGCTAATACGGCGGGAGTGGTGTAATACTAAATGCAGGAATTAGTTATGGCTTCGCAACCAAGCGATGCCCTCTTCAACAGCCGAGCTATAATGAAAAGTAAGCTGTTGAGAGCTGACTGAAATAATGGCTTTGACCGCCAAGCGCGTAAGGGGCTGGTGGCTTTCCACTACCGCGCAATAGGCCCAGCCCGTAGCGAGTACGGTAGAAGGAATCCATTCGTCCGTCATCCATTTTTGCACATCCAACGGAATGGGCTGCCGATGGTCATGGATGCTCAAGATTTTACGCAGCCCATAGCGCTTGAGAGCCGCCGCCACTTGCTGGTAAGTCTCACGCACTTCGGCGCTTGTAGCACGTGCGTTTTTCCAGTCCAGACGAAGGTACCCGTCCGGATGGCAGACTACGTTGCAAAGTGCACTGCTGGTGTAAGTTATCTCCTTGGTAAAAGGTAGACTCATAACTCAAAGAGAAGGTAAAACGATCTTACTTGCAAATGAAATAGGGCGCATAAAAAGAGTGCAGGCGCTAGCACTCAAGTGCTAACCTTCTGCTGATAGCTTGCCACCTAAGTAGTGAGAAAACTCACCGCATAGGGGGGAAATGATTCATACGGATGCGGGGGACAAGAGGCGCGAAAGGCGAGCCGTGCTTCGTTGCATACGAAAGTACCGTATCCAACGCACTTTATGAGCCTCCTTCGCCGGGTTCTGTTTGCTTCCGCTCGGCCAGTTTTCCTTAAGCAGCTATCCAGCACCAACATCCATATGTACGTCGGCTGGGCGGCGTCGAAAAACATGCCAGCTCCGATAAGCAGCATGAAAAAGGCCAGCAGCAGAGCCCGGTTTTAGCTACTGCCGCTGGCCTTTTTAGTGGGGCCGATAATTTACTAGGCGTTGAGCAGCGGGTAAACCACGCCCAATAGTTGATCGCGTAATGCCATGGCAGGCAGACGCTTGCGTTGTGGCAAGAGCCGCACCAGCGTCCAGAAGCTGGCAGAATATTCTTCTGCTTGCTTGGCGGGCAATTGCTCTTCGTTCCAGTTGTTCAGCTCAGCAAATACCTCAGTAGCAATCTGTTGCAGCCGTTTTTGGCCAGCCGACTTACTCATGTCCACTTGCTTAATGGCGTCTGCGTGCGCACGAAGCGCGGCTAAGTTTACGGTAGTGTTCATGGGCGCGACTGTAAGGTGTGTGTGAAGAGTGAGAGAGTAACCGTTTGTTGCATAGCGAATTATTTGAAGATGAAAGTTGATATACTGCAAGGAGCACCTCAGCCATTTGCTGGCCAGAAGCAAACGAGTTCGCCCAGCAAACCCAGCAAAACGACTAGAATAAGGGCAGTTTCAATGAACCGGTTAGGAGAGGGTTGGGCTTCGTTGTGGTTCAGCATGCTTCAATTAATCGTAGAATTATTCAATTTTTGGGCTTCCGCAAGAGGTAATTAATTCAAAAATATTCGGGTAATGAAAATTCAGTTGTCAAAAACTATTCCCGTTTTTAATTATCAGCCTGTTATTTGAAAAATTCAAAATATTATAAGCTTGTTTCAATGCATAATGATTTGTACTAGCTCGAGTATAAATATGGTTTTTTATACAAAGATGTGTGAATGAGCGTGTTGTAAATAAATTCTTGTTTTCGTTACACTTGATCAAATGTTGCTACACACGAATGTGGGCGTTTGCATAACTTCAAATGTAAATATTATTTTCTTAAAGTTGGAAATGAAATGCAGTAGTTTTTCTGGCAAATTTTTAGGCGATTTATTAGCCTGCTATACGGCTTCGAAGCGTTTACTGGATTGCGCTACGTATGAGTAGAATACAGAAAGTGCCCGGCAAAGGCAGGATTCAGCCAATTATTGGCCTCTGCATTTGCCGGGCACTAAAGCTCGGGGAGAATCTGCTTCTGCTTACCGGCGCGGTAAGGTGATGGTTCGGTGGGACGGCGTGACGGTTTGAGCTGCTTTCTGCTCGTCGGCGCGCCGCTGGTTGGTCAGTTTAGTGCTCCACAAATACACGGTGGCGTCATTGGTGAGCGGGCTTTCTTCGTAGCCCAAGTAAACTTTTTTGCCCGTCCAAGAGCGCTTTTCGGTGTGCTCGTTGGCTTGAAAGCCAGTCCCGTAAAGCTCCGTAAAATGATCGAGCAGCGCCCGGCTGTTGGTGTAGCCTTTCGTAGTGAGGCGGACGCTGGTAAGCTTGCCTTTGTAGAAGAAATAGAGCAGGGTAGCTACTTGCGCATTGCCAAGTGCCTTGGAATCGGTGGTGCGGCGGTAAATCTTGGTCTGACCAGTGGTTTCTACCAGTACCAAGTGCTTGACTGCCGAAACAGGGGTTTCAAATTTCAGATCCTGAAAGCCATAAGTCTGATCTAGCTTCTGCAGGTCGACTGCAGGGGCAGCAGCGGTCTCCTCCATTTCTGAAATCTGCTGGGCAAACGACGCAGTGGAGCAGAGTGAGGCAGCAAGGAGTGCAAAAAGCAAGGGCAAACGATTGATCATGCGAGTAAACGAAGTATAAATTGAAATCCTGGAGAGGCTGATGAAGTACGTTTTTACACGCATCGATAACACACAAACGCACTCTAAACAAGCCACATCGGTGCAAAGCTAAACCGATTAGTTTCTTCCAAAGACAGGTAAATGCTGACAATCTAGTCTTGTAAGACTATAAGCTTCTGAGTATAAGTCACTAAAAAAGTTGAGAAGTGATTGCAAGAGGCAAAGCTTAGCGTGTAGTTTCCCAACCAAGGCATGGCCCACATTCCAGCTGCTCTTACTAAAGAAATGACAGGGGATCAGCTTTTTATTTGGTCTTATAAGACACTGTATATCAGATGGTTGCCAGTAGGCGCGCCGAATTGTTATTTCCGTAAAGCTTAACAGAAACCCGGTTATTCCATCTTGACGATTACAGCGCTGCCCGAGTACGGAATCGGATTTCCCGATGCAGCATCAAGGTTGAAGGCGGTGGGTTTGTCCTTGCTGACCCACACCACGCGGAAGGAGCGCTGAGTTGGCATGCCGGGGAAGGTGCCCTTGCGCTCGCCAATCGTGAGGGATTTATCTTTTTCGCTGTAGCTAAAGGGAATCACTGCCGAGGCGCCCTTTTCGTAATTGTAATTGACGTTTTCGTCTTCGTACAGCGAAAACTGCGCGTCCTTGCCCGTGTACACATACAGCGTGATGGGGTCGGCGGGTTTTTCGGTCGTGTACTGGATTTCGGGGCCGAAGGGAATGATCGAGCCTTCGCGCACAAACAACGGCATGCGCTCCAACGGCGCGTTTTCAGTAATCGACTGGCCGCCAGTGTGGTAGGCGCCGCTGTAAAAGTTGAACCAACCCGTAGCGGCCGGCAAATAGAGCTTGCGACTGCGCGCCTGATAATCTGTAACGGGCGCCACGAGCAAGCTAGGGCCAAACATAAACTCGTCGGCGATGCTTTTCACGGCTGCGTCGCCGCCAAAATCCATCATCAGGCCGCGCATAATGGTGGCATTCTGGTAGTGCGTCTGGCCGGCCAGCGAGTAGATGTACGGCATAAGGCGGTAACGCAACTTGTTGTAATACAACATGCTCTGGTAAGCCGGATGCGTTTCCGGCGCAATGTTGTAGATCTCGCGGTACGGAAACTGGCCGTGCACCCGAAACAGTGGGCAGAAAGCGCCAAACTGGTACCACCGCGCATTCAATTCGCGCCACTCTTCCAGGTCTTTGGCATTGGGTTTTTCATAACGCCGTTCCACGGCAAAGCCGCCAATGTCCGTCGTCCAGTACGGAATGCCCGCCATGGAAAAGTTGAGGCCGGCCGGAATCTGATTCTTAAAGTCTTCCCAGCGCGAACCAATGTCGCCGCTCCAGATGGCCGCCGCGTAGCGTTGCGAACCAGCGTAGCCCGAGCGCGTCAGCAGAAACACACGCTGGTTGGGGACGGTCTTGCGCTGGCCTTCGTAAATCCCCTTCGCGTTTTGCAGCGGAAAACCGTTGAAATATTGCGTCGAAGAGCCCAAGTAAGTCGGCGTCATCAGCTCCTTGCGCGTCTGCACGTTGGTGTTGGAGTAGATGTCGGGCTCGGAAGCATCCATCCACCACGCGTCGATGCCTTTGGTGAACAGCTTGGTGTTCATCAGGTTCCAAAACGCGGCGCGTGCCTGCGGATTGAAGGCGTCGTAAAACGTGGACGTGTAGCCCGGCGCAATCCAATCTTTGGTGCGGTTAGCGATGTTACGCTTATACAGGAAGCCCTCGGCGTTGAAGTCGTTATAAACCGGGATGCCTTCGTAAATCTTCGCCCACACCGAAATCATGAAGTGCAGATTGTCGCGCTCATGCAGCGTCTTGATCATGCTTACCGGGTCGGGGAAACGACTGGGATCAAACTCTTGGCTGCCCCACTCGGCGGGCTTCCAGTACGACCAGTCCAGTACGATGTTGTCGATCGGAATGCGGCGTTTGCGAAATTCGGCGGCAGTGGTCAATATCTCTTCCTGCGTCTTGTAGCGCTCGCGGCTTTGCCAAAAACCCATAGCCCATTTCGGCATGATGGGGGCCGGTCCCGTGAGCTGCCGATAGCCACTGATGACCTCATCGGGCGTGTTGCCCTGCACGAAATAGTAGTTCAGGTCGTGGCTGGCTTCCGACTTAAAGCCGTATTCGTGAGCACTTTGCCCTTGCAGCGGACTCAGCCATTTTAGCCCTAAGTAGGACTCGCCGCCGTCGGGGTTCCACTCCAGCCTGATCGGGTATTTCTGGCCTTTGACCATGTTTAACTCAATCACCGAAGTGCCTGGGTTCCAGGCCTGCCGCCACTTATCGACCACCAGTTTTCCGCCGATGTACAGCTTTGCGTAGCCCGCATTTTTGAGCAGGAAATGGTGCAAACCCGTCGTGCCCGATTCGATGCTGCCTTCCCAGGTTGCCAGCACGTCGCCGAGTTTTACGTTGGCCGGGAAGTTCTTCTGGTCTTCCAAATACTCGTAATTGATGATCGACTCCGGTCGTTGCACCACTACTTCGCTGGGCTTGTTTTTGTTGAAGTAGGTCGCCGTCAGCCAGCCTTCGTTGCCTTCTTTCGAATAAAGCTTTAGGGTCGTAAGCGGTTCATAATCACGCGTATCGCCGACTTTGGTGATGGAGTAATTATCCCAGAGAATGCCGTAGTTTCGGCTTGATAGCAGAAACGGCACGGCCACGTCGGTATTGTTCTGGGCTAGCTCCACTTGCTGGCCACGGTAGTTCATCACGCCGTTTTGGTGCTGCCCCAGGCCATACAGTCCTTCGCCGGAGGGCGAATCGAACACCTGTTGCACTTGGTAAAACTGCTGCCCATCGGCCACCACCGGCGTGAAAACCTTGCCGCCGTTTTTACGCTCTTGCAAGATGGTTTTGCCCTTCGGATCGGTGAAAGCAAGTTCGCCCGTCGCAAGCGACACCGTAACGTTCAGCGCAGCCGTACTGATCACGCCCTGGCCCTTCTTTTCCTTGTATTGCCACTTCGCGCGCGGCCCCGTCTGGGCCACTACCATCAGGCTTTTGTCGGACGACACGCTGTCCAACGGGCTGGCTTGCACATGCATAATCTTGTCCGACACCACCTGCAACCGAACGGTGCGGACGGCTTGGTCATTTGCCTGGGGCAGGTGAATCACGATTCCGTCGGCCTGCTTCTCAACTTTAGCCGTCTGGGCGATAGCCGAAAAAGCCGGCGCAAGGCAAAGGGGTATCAGGAAGTAGCGACGGAAAGTACGTGATTGTGGCTTCATAATAAGTATTTGATTATCAATTACTTGTAAATAATCAATAAAGCTCATTTTATTTTTCTTCCACAATCTGCATGCCCCAGGGCGCCAGTTGCAACTGCTGGTTTTTGGCGATGGCAGCGTTGGAGAACAGCTCTTTGCCAGCGCCGTAGGGGTACGGCACCGAGCCCGGCTCGGCAGAGTAGTTGAAGTAATAATGCACCGTTTTCTTCTGCTGATTCACACCGGATTTGGTGATGAGCGGAAACCGAATAGCCTGGTCAGGGCCCCAGAGATCGGCTTTTTTCACGGCATCGGCGACTATCTTTTCCGTTACTGCGGTGCTCGTTCCGCAGCCTATGTAAGTAGCCAAGCCCTTGCCGTAGCGGTTTTCGGTGATGGCGGCGTACTTGCCCCACACCGGGTGATCGTAGGTGGCCAGCACCTTTGCCGTGGTCGGTGTGAGCAGCTCCATCCAGGTCGTAACACGGTTATTTTCAGCGCCTACCTGATACGGATCGCCTTTCAACGCCACCTTCACGGGAATGGTAAACTGGCTGAAACTCACCCCGCAGGCTTCCGTGATAACGCCCGGTTGCCGCGTGGTGCGCACCTTCACGTTTTCGTCGGAGAAACCGCTTTTGTACGTGTACACTACATGGCCGCCGTTCTGCACAAAGCGGTTCATTCGCTCCAGCAAGCTATTCGGGGCCGCGTATAAAGCAGGCACAATCAGCAGCTTATAACTTTCCAGGTTGGTGCTGGACGGGTCCACGAAGTCGCAGCCCACGTTCTGGCGGTACAGCGCGTCGTAGAGCGGCCGCAACACGTCGTTGTAGGTTTCTCGCGTACCCCAGCCAAACCCGAACCACTTAAAAGCCGTTAGGGCTTCGTTGCTGAAGAGAATAGCTACCTTGTTGGTTTTCTGGAGGTTAACCAAATGCGAGCCGAGTCGGTTGAAATCCTGCCCGATGGTTTTGGCTTCGTCGTAGGTTGGGTTCGGCTCGAAGTCGTGGCTGAGCAAGCCCTTCCAGTAGGTTTCGGCCGAGTTGTGAATGGAGTGCCAATGCCAGTATTCCAGCATGTTAGCCCCCGAGGCCAAGTGGCTGAATGCCTGCAAGCGCAGCTGCCCAGGGTAGGGCACCCACTGCGGAAAGCCCTGGGCTTCGGTTTCCAGCACCAAGTAATTCTGGCCGCCCTTCATGGAGCGCGTCACGTCGCCACCAAAGGAAATTTCGGTGCCTGTAAGCTGGTCCTGGCTGGGATGGTAGATGTCGATGCCAGCTATGTCGAGCGCTTTGGCCGCCGCAAAATGATCCACATCGGGCTGAATACCAAAGGAATAGCCCCGCCAATCTAAGTCAAAGTTCTGGGTGATAAACTGGTTCGGCTTCTTGTACTCACGCACGATGCCGGCCTGCCAAGCCAGGTAATCCGTCACCAGCTGGCGCTGAAACTTAGAAAATTCGCTGCCCAAGCTGGCGTTAATGGTGCCCACCGTAGACGGAAAATCTTCCCAGCTGTTGATGCGGTTGCTCCAGTAATCCAGGCCGTAGGCCTTGTTGATGACGTCCAGGGATTTGTACTTGGTCTGCATGTACTGCACAAACAGCTTCTGCACCGCCGGCCCCACGGTGTTGTAAGCTTTAGTCTCATTATCAACCTGATAGCCTATGATGGCCGGATGGTTTTTGACGTGTCCCAGCATCGCCCGAATCACCAACTCAGCATGGCGGCGGAAGTCAGGATTGGTGATGTCCATATTTTGCCGCGCACCATATTGGTTTTGCCCAGTGGGCGTGATAGCCAGCACCGCCGGGTATTTGCGCACTAGCCACGTGGGCACGGCGTACGTAGGCGTACCAATAATTACTTGAATATCAGCCTTGTGCATGGCGTTGAGCACGCGGTCGATGTGCGAAAAATCGAACACGCCTTCCTGCGGTTCCACCGTGCTCCATGTCGATTCGGCAATGCGCACCACGTTGATGCCCGCCGCTTTCATCATCTGCACGTCCTTGTCGAGGCGCTCGTAGGGCATGTACTCGTCGTAGTAGGCCACGCCGTATAGTAGCTTTTTTTGCTTAGGCATTTGTGCCACAACGCTTTGGGCCAGCGCGATCAGAAGCAACAAGACAAGGAGCAGTCGATTCATCTACCTAAAGTCAAGGACAGAAATTGGTGACAGCGTGTCAAAACCGAAAAGCACGTCACGCTGAGCGCCGCAAAAGCGTGACGTGCTTAATTGTTGCTTACAGCGTTACGTTGCCCGTCAGGCGAATATCGCGGGAGGAACTGCCGACCAGCACGTCGAACTTGCCCGGCTCCAGTACCCACTGCTTTTTGCCTTCGTCATAATACTGGAACGCATTGGTGTCCAGCGTCATCGTCACCGTTTTGGATTCGCCGGGTTTTAGGAATACTTTCTGAAAGGCCTTCAATTCCTTCTCCGGGCGCTTGACGGCGGCTTGCTCGTCCTTCACATACACCTGCACCACTTCGGCGCCGGACGTTTTGCCGTTGTTGGTCACGGTCAGCTTTACGGTGGCGTTTTTGGTGCCCGGCGTTACACTTAAACCGCTGTATTTGAAGGTGGTGTAGCTCAAGCCGTGGCCGAAGGCAAATTGCGGCGCGACTTTGTAGGTGTCGAAGTAGCGGTAGCCCACGAAAATGTCGTCTTTGTAAGTCTGCTTCAGCGGGTTACCGGGGGTGCTGGGGTATTCGCCCAGTTTCATGGCAGGCGAGTCTTCCAGCTTCACGG
This window encodes:
- a CDS encoding STAS domain-containing protein, whose translation is MVQVFRVSLPESYLLILNPDSTANGFAILARALYRASRSGKPAVCVDCSLLTEMPDDAIELLLSYHYHFSSKGLNLVLCHVCPAIRKLLSERGLSACPPILPSLLDAGQLSALKEEAVLVA
- a CDS encoding TIM-barrel domain-containing protein codes for the protein MKPQSRTFRRYFLIPLCLAPAFSAIAQTAKVEKQADGIVIHLPQANDQAVRTVRLQVVSDKIMHVQASPLDSVSSDKSLMVVAQTGPRAKWQYKEKKGQGVISTAALNVTVSLATGELAFTDPKGKTILQERKNGGKVFTPVVADGQQFYQVQQVFDSPSGEGLYGLGQHQNGVMNYRGQQVELAQNNTDVAVPFLLSSRNYGILWDNYSITKVGDTRDYEPLTTLKLYSKEGNEGWLTATYFNKNKPSEVVVQRPESIINYEYLEDQKNFPANVKLGDVLATWEGSIESGTTGLHHFLLKNAGYAKLYIGGKLVVDKWRQAWNPGTSVIELNMVKGQKYPIRLEWNPDGGESYLGLKWLSPLQGQSAHEYGFKSEASHDLNYYFVQGNTPDEVISGYRQLTGPAPIMPKWAMGFWQSRERYKTQEEILTTAAEFRKRRIPIDNIVLDWSYWKPAEWGSQEFDPSRFPDPVSMIKTLHERDNLHFMISVWAKIYEGIPVYNDFNAEGFLYKRNIANRTKDWIAPGYTSTFYDAFNPQARAAFWNLMNTKLFTKGIDAWWMDASEPDIYSNTNVQTRKELMTPTYLGSSTQYFNGFPLQNAKGIYEGQRKTVPNQRVFLLTRSGYAGSQRYAAAIWSGDIGSRWEDFKNQIPAGLNFSMAGIPYWTTDIGGFAVERRYEKPNAKDLEEWRELNARWYQFGAFCPLFRVHGQFPYREIYNIAPETHPAYQSMLYYNKLRYRLMPYIYSLAGQTHYQNATIMRGLMMDFGGDAAVKSIADEFMFGPSLLVAPVTDYQARSRKLYLPAATGWFNFYSGAYHTGGQSITENAPLERMPLFVREGSIIPFGPEIQYTTEKPADPITLYVYTGKDAQFSLYEDENVNYNYEKGASAVIPFSYSEKDKSLTIGERKGTFPGMPTQRSFRVVWVSKDKPTAFNLDAASGNPIPYSGSAVIVKME
- a CDS encoding beta-galactosidase; this translates as MNRLLLVLLLLIALAQSVVAQMPKQKKLLYGVAYYDEYMPYERLDKDVQMMKAAGINVVRIAESTWSTVEPQEGVFDFSHIDRVLNAMHKADIQVIIGTPTYAVPTWLVRKYPAVLAITPTGQNQYGARQNMDITNPDFRRHAELVIRAMLGHVKNHPAIIGYQVDNETKAYNTVGPAVQKLFVQYMQTKYKSLDVINKAYGLDYWSNRINSWEDFPSTVGTINASLGSEFSKFQRQLVTDYLAWQAGIVREYKKPNQFITQNFDLDWRGYSFGIQPDVDHFAAAKALDIAGIDIYHPSQDQLTGTEISFGGDVTRSMKGGQNYLVLETEAQGFPQWVPYPGQLRLQAFSHLASGANMLEYWHWHSIHNSAETYWKGLLSHDFEPNPTYDEAKTIGQDFNRLGSHLVNLQKTNKVAILFSNEALTAFKWFGFGWGTRETYNDVLRPLYDALYRQNVGCDFVDPSSTNLESYKLLIVPALYAAPNSLLERMNRFVQNGGHVVYTYKSGFSDENVKVRTTRQPGVITEACGVSFSQFTIPVKVALKGDPYQVGAENNRVTTWMELLTPTTAKVLATYDHPVWGKYAAITENRYGKGLATYIGCGTSTAVTEKIVADAVKKADLWGPDQAIRFPLITKSGVNQQKKTVHYYFNYSAEPGSVPYPYGAGKELFSNAAIAKNQQLQLAPWGMQIVEEK